The following is a genomic window from Saccopteryx bilineata isolate mSacBil1 chromosome 4, mSacBil1_pri_phased_curated, whole genome shotgun sequence.
ACTTATGGAGAGGGAGAACTGCATGTCTGGGGAAAGGGGGATGAAGGAGACTGTTCACTGTATACGCTTTAGCATCTTTTGAATTTGAAGCAATGAATGTATTACCTACATaaaaatttaactgaaaaaataGAAGCAGGGGGAGACTCTAAATAATATTCTGGAAGCCAGGCTTCTAGCCTCAACCTGCCATTAACTGTGGCACCTTGGGCAATTGGACAAGTTCTAAAAATATCTGATCTCAATGGGGGGGGAGGATGAATAGTAAAcatggtattaatttttttaaaaaacaggtgaGAAATATTAGTCCAACATTTTGTAAAATAAGGCAACTTTTTGAGTACTTGATGGTTTTCAAATACTATTTTTACAGTTTTAAGAATTGTCAAGCCTATTCATCTAAGATCATTTGTACTCTTTACATAGAAACCTTTCTTATAAGATTTCTAATGTAACTTACTAGAACTACCTATGAAGAATATTCTTcacattattttgtttctcttgccacacttttttttttttttttctgaagctggaaacggggaggtagtcagacagactcccaccatgcgcccgaccgggatccacccggcacgcccaccagggggcgatgttccgcCCATTccgggcttcgctctgtcgcgaccagagccactctagcgcccggggcagaggccaaggaaccatccccagcacccgggccatggccatcttttgctccgatggagcctccctgcgggaggggaagagagagagagaatggaaggagagggggaggggtggagaagcagatgggtgcctctcctgtgtgccctggctgggaatcgaaccagggacttccgcatgccaggccgacactctaccactgaaccaaccagccagggctatcacactttgaaaatagttttaaagataCTTTAAATCTTTATACTGTCATGAAACGAGCAATAAACACTAAcacaattttcatttaaaatatataaatgactaTACCATGAGCAAGAATGTATAttatttaatggtgtttattaaataaactacaaaaaCACCTTTAATCTATGATTAATAGTTATAACTAATTGAGTACATACTTTCTTCCAAGTATTGATACCattatcacctttaatcctaTGATCTATCTgctaaagtaaatttaaaaaatactcccatttaacatatgaaaaaaaaatgaagctccaGGAAGATAGGTGACTAGCTTGAGACCACAGTCTAGGAGTCCACCAGGGGTTACTTCATGTTGGCTGGCAGGCTGATGCAGGTTTGCCAGTTTTTACTAATTTACTACATGAAAATTCTAATaagtagaagaaattaaaaattttaataaagctaAATGATCccatttaaaaagcttttattctGAGATTCTGTTCTTTCAAACTGAgttaaaatatgcttttttggccctggcctgtagGCTCAATGGAGAGAGAATCCATCCAGAGTATGGACatcatgggttcgattccctgtcagggcacacaagaaaagcaaccatctgcttctctccccactccctctctgccttctctccctcttcccttcccatagccagtggcttgattggtttgagtgtcacccaggacactgaggatagcttggctggtccaagcacatcagcctcaggcactaaaaatagtttgatgttctcaagcattggccccaaagaGGGCTGCTGGGTagatccgggtcagggcacaggcaggtgtttgtctcactatctccctcctctcactaaaaaaaaaaaattatatatataacacacacacacacacatatatatgtgtgtgtgtatgtatgtatatcctttatttaaatgaaagatGGTGACAGTAAAGAGTGGTGTGGATTATTAGTGCTGTTTTTATTGGCTATATCTGGCAGGTTAAAAAAAACTCTCCGACTCTATTACAGTCTtccaattttaaggaaaaatatttcttttgaaatccAAAAGTCTTAGAACTACCCCCTTAGGCAGTGATGCCTCCCAAAATACTAGAGGactttacacacatacacacacacacactcatgacTCTCATCAATCTCAATCTCTACTTCATTCTATTTGAATTAGGACACTTAAGGattgagaaatgaaaataaactgagCAAGTCACATGAATTAACGCTGGATTCTGGTAAAGGACTTTCCTCAGGATTCTTTTCATTGGCTTacttttctcattctttattttcaactCCATTCAAACCTCAGCTCGAaacattctttttctaaatactGTAGTCACATTTTTAAATACTACTGCTAAATGGTAATCAATACTtaggtcaaataaaaaaaaactacttgagGTCTTCAATAATCTGCTTTTATTTAAAGTCTTTTtcactttaacaaaataaaagcttttaatatttattctgcccATTTCCAAAAGATAACTGGTCTATAAATCAGACTCTAGCCACTTTAATTTCCAATTTTCTGTTATCTCCATTAAATAGATGAAGTTTGTAAATACTCACAAGGCAAACTCCAATACTAGCCTGTTCATGTAATCACCAATATATAGGTCAAAATAAAACTAGTAAGCTTATACAATACTATCTACCTAGCAAGTTACACATCAATAGGAGGGGAAGAAACTGTTCAAAGTGACTACTGTTAAACTCAAAATATTAGGTATAGTATGTCTCCATTAAAACTGTAACCTATCgactttgaaataatttctttcacttttgctactttttaaaatgaaccCTCCTAACCCTGGCCGGacagttcagttgattagagcatcatctggaagcacagaggttgctggttccatctctggtcagggcacataccggaacagatctatgttcctgtctctctcactctctctgtccctttctcttactaaaatcaataaataaaaaattaaaataaataaagaaaaaatgagccCCCCTAAATTAAAAAAGCAACCACTTTTAAGATGCAAATTCCTTTTTTAAGTAGTCTGCCTAAATAAATctaatgcaaataaaatacaacataaatcaactacatttttaaaaacctagtatcagcaaaagaaaccaatacCTGCAGTTTAGCAATGCGTGTACTTCTAATCTTAAATGAAGCTTAAACTAGACTCAAACTTAGACCGTTTCCCCGTGCCAGGCACACTGAAATATACGAGGGGGAATCCAAGAAATCAGATATGTTAAGTGCTGGTATCTTCTTCCAGAGTAGGGTCAAATTCGTGTTTGCCCGCAAATGTCACGGTCTGAAGAAGTCTGCAAATTCTCATTAGCGCTATAGAATACAAAGAGGCCTGACCACGGAAACACCTGTCCTAGCACCGGGAAGACAGTGGGAAATGCAACCGCTGAGCCCATGCTGGCCGCACAGCCTCGGACTGCAGCGATCCCACGGGTGGACTCTGACCTCCCGGCTCCCCAGAGCAGGGTCCTACACCCCTGACCCGCCAGAGGTGGCAAGAACCAGGAAACCTGTCAAGCCGCCCGGGACCCACCCTCCGCGAACCCCCTTCTCGCTCCTTCCCAGCCCGGCCCCAGCCTGCCCAACTGCTCCCGGTCCGCTCCGGCCTCCCAGAAGCACTCTGCCACCTCATCCCTCCGAGCCGGTCTCGCGGCCCCGCCACCTCCGCCCCGGCGGCCTGGTCTTGGGCCGCCCCCCAGACTAGAGCCCCCGGCCGCCGCCCCCACGCCCAGCCCCACCGACCCGACCGTGGGTCCCTCCGCGGCCCCGTTCCTCCCGACCCCCAGGCCCGAGCTCCCGCCGcgcgctccccacccccagcctccgcCCTCGCCCCGCTCGGCCGTTCCCGGCCCGCTCCCCTCAGCCAGGCTACCTGGAGGCAAGGGCGGCGGAGCACTTCACCCAGGGCCCCAGGTCGCAGAGGGCCCGGTGCTCCGGGTCCCGCTCCTTCTCCCGCTCCACGTGGTAGGCGTAGATGGAGAGCAGGATCCCGGCGGCGCACACTGCATACCGGGCCACCCGCTCCCACCGCGGCACCGACACTCTCAGCAGGACGGGCGCCGCCATCTTCCCCcctcctccgccgccgccgccgccgcctccttcgccgccgccgcctccctcCGCGTCCACCTCAGCAGCCGCCGCCCGTCGGGGCCCGacccagccgccgccgccgccgccaccgcctccGCGGCCGCCGCCACCACCGCCACCGCCGCCGTGCCCCATTGGCTCCACCATCTCCTCTGGGCCCCGCCCCCACAGGCGCGCGGCCCAACCGCCCCGAAAGGAGGGATCCCCGCGAGGCGGGTAAGGCGCGCGCGGGCACGGAGGGTGGAGCGGAGAGCGCAACTGCCGGGGAGGCCGGGCCGGCAGGCGGAGACAGAGGCGGCGCGGCGCGCGCAGAGAGTCGGgccgaggggagaggaggggcgaGAGGGCGAGAGGGGCGGGGCtctggaaggggaggagcagagcagGGTGTCGTGGGCGGGCCTTAGGGGGACCCCGTGCaaagaataaatttcaaaagataTTACCATAGGTAATTTAGTAGGCCCTTGGCTCCTCCCCTTGGGTGTGGTGATTAAttgccattctttttatttatttatttatttattttactatcacTTGATATTTTGTAACCCAAGCCAAATTAACCCTGGCCAAATGCCCATTCTTGAGCCACCAACACCTCCAGACACCTCCTGTTCAACAGGTGTCAACCCAACTTTTTTTAAGTATGTCTgaatgttttgtttctctgtaagCTGATTTTGAGATGGCTTAGCATTATTCatgtaatatagaaaaatataaaaatgaactgaaaaatcaGGATGAAGAACAAAACACGTCAGAATAAAAGACCAGGCAGGAGGAAGAACACACATAAGCAAACCTTGGGTCTTGTATGATTATTACAGTTGAGCCATAAATTTGGCTTTGAGCTTCCTAGTGGCcaaaactaaaaggaaaacacATGTGTGTTATTCTGTctctaaagaaagaaacaaacca
Proteins encoded in this region:
- the VKORC1L1 gene encoding vitamin K epoxide reductase complex subunit 1-like protein 1 — encoded protein: MVEPMGHGGGGGGGGGRGGGGGGGGGWVGPRRAAAAEVDAEGGGGGEGGGGGGGGGGGKMAAPVLLRVSVPRWERVARYAVCAAGILLSIYAYHVEREKERDPEHRALCDLGPWVKCSAALASRWGRGFGLLGSIFGKDGVLNQPNSIFGLIFYILQLLLGMTASAVAALILMTSSIVSVVGSLYLAYILYFVLKEFCIIVVITYVLNFILLIVNYKRLVYLNEAWKRQLQPKQD